TAAACTTTCCACTTACAACTTCAAAACAGTGTTCCCGAAGGCCCGTATGCTCCGCACATTCATCAACCTATTATGATGTCTAGTTTCTGTCTTAATATAAATACCATCGTATGCGGTGGTTCTAATAACCATCTTCTTTGTGTGGAAATACGGAAAACAAACGAGATAAACCTACGTTTAATCTTCCGTTATGAAGTAGTCTTGTGAGATAAGTTTTACTCCTCTGTACTCCTAGTGGTTTTCATTATATCGTTACACAGGCCAGGACCTGCTTCCAGAATATTGCTACCTTTGCGGAATTTGCATATATGCTCACTACGAAAAACTTGGGACTTATTTCGAAAGTTGCTTGGTGAAAGCGTCGTATGCGTTATCGATGGAGTCTATGCACCATTACGATACAGCTCTTCCAACGCTCTCACTCGGTAGCAATGGTTGTAGAATTACACGAAGCAGTGGAGATAATGGGATTgggaataaacaaaaagatggCACGGAAGAAATTTACAGTGAAAAAGGAATACAACTTGAAGAATCCCGAATAGTGGAAACTTTATCGCAACTGTCTATCGGACGTTCTTTAAGCATATGAAAGATGAACTGAATTCAAAGATGAGAGCAGTACTCATCGGACAGCCATCGCATCCATAAGAGAAGCAGCCTTACGGACCGAGAGCTTCGCGATCACCTGTTGTTGCACCCAATCACCGACTTGTTAGTTCTTCCATTCCTCTGAGTGTGTGGGCTACACTTTTCCCATGTTCTCGAGTTGCTTACCGCCCTGAGACCGCTTGAAATATAGTCGGGACaaaatgaagcacagtgcagctGAGTGGCTGCGCTCttagcggcgcggtggagatagcggctGGAATTGAGGCGGAACCATCATGAACTGCACCAATGAATCGTGCAAAGGTCCTCATTCAATTTTCATACTCCACCGTTCCGCTTTGACTACCTAGTGAGTTCTAGCAGTTCCTGCTGTTCATTTCAGTTTGTCTTCAGTTGAAGATATTGTTCGTGACTCAACATGATATCGAAATATTAATCCACCTTAGGAATAATCTTGTGTTTTCGCGACCCATCGAAACATATATCGAAAGCCAAGTACAGATGAGCCGACTGTATTGTTTGAAGACAAAGCTACGAAGCTAAATATGAACCGTATGAACTAAAAGATTGCTAGAGTGGGTCTGTAAAGATCTTGTATAAACTCCATCGAGCCGCTTCTAGCGCAgggcttatgcaactgcatcgcgttccatgtcgttttaatcCTCCTATACATCAGTACTACAACCTTAGGATCCTCAAACATAGGAATAGCCTTCATATATAATATCTGAAGTCAAGTGAAGAAGTCTTCATCTTTCAGATTGTTGAGACAGATGATGAATTAGCTGATCAGACTGAAGCTGACGAGGCAGAGGAcaaacatgaagcacagttATTTTCTGTACTCCATAAAGTGGAACCTGTTGTGAAAGTTCGAGAGGTCTGTTCTCAAATGCTGTTTACTACTaataatctcattttttttttgtagttgtaATAGAATTACTGCTAAGGTACATTTTCTTAACGGACAAAAAAGTTGCAGAAATTCGTTGAGCGAAAGCGAAAGTTTGTTGAACCTCCATTGTTGATTTTCGAACAACAAATGAACAGCATGAGTAAAGCAGAAGACATGAACAATGCTGTAGTCTTCTTCAAGTGGGTTATTGTCGCCGACATTGTAGTGGTTTCGTAACACATGGAACACTTTTTGTACTTTCTTCGGAGAACAAATCGTTTTAGAAAGTGCTCTACCAATCTCCCTCGAACGAGCTTTGAGGAATTCAGAGACCTGCGATCTTCCTATGATTTCTGCTAGTTGGATTTATGACTGATCAATGAGTACAaaatttacctttttttttctatgttaaaTAGTCTCCATCTATTCTGAAGACTCGTTGCATAAACGTCCACTTGTGCGGGTTGATTTTATACATTACCAGGCGCGTTGCTGAATGGGTATATTGACTCGGCTGATTATTGTTTGTTGATTTTGTTGCAAATTCTAGCAGTTGAAGctaagtgaagaaaatttccggaactgctcatttgcttttttttctttgcttattATGTAAGACTACGGAGTGTCGATTATTTCCATACTcaactttttgttgttttttttctctttatgaAATAGTGATAAACCCGCACACTCTGTGTCACTCCAGGTTCTGTAAGGTGATTAACTATGTAACTTGTTCGCATATGTTTTAAAGTTGttcgtattttattttttcccccttTGTTCTCGCTTTTGTTCCACTTAACATGTTTATTACCTGTATTTGTACCAGAATTGTAGTGAAGATAATTTTGAAGCAAACCTACATTATACATGTGTGTTGTGTGCTTAGTTACCTATAGTAAATCTTATTCTTGGAGAATAATGATTGTGCTTTGCCAACGTTCTGATCTCAGAGGACAGGTATTTCCTTCTCGTTTATGAAACTGTGTGTAATTCTAGCTCTCAAGTAGTCATTCCAATTAACAATTTCATTCAAGACGAGGAAGCATAATCACGACcatcataaatatttttaaagaaagaaaaatttgtggagGTGGCACAGATACAGACGTTCCTCCTTCTaacttgcatttttttttgtggacgCGTACGCGGAAGAAATAGCAAAGTTACACCTTTTTGCAAGAAGTAGCCGCCAATTTAGGGATTTATAGTCCAGCAAAGTTTTGTTGCATTGTAATAACCGAGAGCTGAACGCATTTTTGCTATCCTATCATTCCCAGTCTGAGGATAAATGCTGTGCATTTGCACGCATTTTCCAAAGCGAACATGCTAATTAAAAAGCGAAGGTTTTTTTGTGCATGTTGACCTTAAATGGAGTTAAAAAGGTTATTCTTTGTTTAAAACAAGGTAGCAATTGAGAGCATGATACCGATTACTCATTCGTGATAGAAACTATGCTTGTAGAAATCGCCATTCTTAGTATTTTCTCATAGATTTGCGTTGATAGAACTTTGTTTGTAAGGGCTTGCTATGTTTTATTTCGCTGAGACAGAAAAACTAACTTGTGCGATTGGCAGTAGATAACATTATCAAATGATAAGGACACTATTATAGTGTCGCCATCATCTCCGTATGCTATGAAGTTGGGTGACCTCACACAAAGTTATTAGATCTTTTCAGTAAACCGTTTCATCTCAATGGCGGTTGAAAAGATCCTAAACCATCCCAGTGTACGAGTTCGCAATAGGGATGCAGTGATAGCGAAATTGAATGCTATATTAGAAGGCGGTAATGAGCAACTAGCGGTAAGTGTTTAGTTAAGAAGTGCAGTGTTTTACTGCTTACCTGTATTCACCTTTATAAATAGAAGATTCACGgttactacttttttctttgttaaggTAATATCCGACTTTGACTTCACATTGACTAGATCAATGGACGAGAAGGGTGAACGCTGTTTGGGAAGTCATGCAGTGGTGAATCACCTCCTCTTATCACTCCATCCAGAATTAGAAGAAGAGGTATGTGTTACTCTTTTACATCTTTTAGCACTAGTATCCAAATCTTATAGTGAAATGCGTAATTTACATCACGATGGTTgtcatagtcgggtcaaaatgacatgaagcggACAGTAGagaaacggctgcgctcgaagcggtgcagtggagacagcggtcgggatcgaggtgggatcgtGGCGAAGTGCAGAGATGgttggcggtagcgaggatcctcacacgatcccaaccgcgacacaccaccgcgccgcttcgagcgcaacgcTTACACAACTTCCcgtgcttcctgtcgttttAATCCAACTATATATTAAGCATTTATTCTATATATCTAAAATTCACAAAGTTTTCCTTCCATTCAtatctatttgtttgtttattgcaGGTAACGGCTGTAAATGCGAAATACTTAGCTATAGAATATGATCCGCATCTGACTAAGGAGGAGAAGGTTCCATACATGGTTGAATGGTACATATTGTGTTATGCCTATGGAATCTGAACATCATTCATCAACCATTTCAGGTGGACGAAAGCTCACGAAAACTACATTACATTCGGAATTCATCGCGACGATATTGAAAACATTGTGAGAGATGTACACATTAAGCTAAGGTGAATATCCAAAATTACAACTTTTGCTGTTATGTCTTTGCACCCTATTGAAGAAATTATGAACATTGTAGAGATGGCGCAAATGACATGATGAAGCACCTTGAGACTGCATCAATCCCATTATTGCTGTTCTCCGCTGGTGTAGGTAACGTCATTGAAGCATTTCTCCGACATGAGCTAGGATCAATACCGAAAAATATTCACATTATCTCGAATACATTATCTTTTGATGAGAAGGTATACTTTTAATCAGTGacgctttctggaatttctgtcCTGTTTCGTTTTTAGGGCCTTGTTAACGCTTGTTCTGAGCCATTGATACATGTGTTCTGTAAAGATTCGTCTGTGATTCCCCATGATGCTCCATTCTTCGATGATATTGCCAACCGGTAAGTACTCCTCGCTGCAActataatttttgttcttgtagAGTTTATGTTGAAGATTTTGGCCGCCTACAATCGAAATAATAACACTACAATATTGAATATAATCGCGAATA
The Necator americanus strain Aroian chromosome I, whole genome shotgun sequence genome window above contains:
- a CDS encoding hypothetical protein (NECATOR_CHRI.G1035.T1), translated to MAVEKILNHPSVRVRNRDAVIAKLNAILEGGNEQLAVISDFDFTLTRSMDEKGERCLGSHAVVNHLLLSLHPELEEEVTAVNAKYLAIEYDPHLTKEEKVPYMVEWWTKAHENYITFGIHRDDIENIVRDVHIKLRDGANDMMKHLETASIPLLLFSAGVGNVIEAFLRHELGSIPKNIHIISNTLSFDEKGLVNACSEPLIHVFCKDSSVIPHDAPFFDDIANRGNVLLLGDSLGDLHMDVGVDHSGTVLRIGYLNGNADKLLDLYLDGFDIVLIEDQTMDVPDLILQALVKRC